One window of Medicago truncatula cultivar Jemalong A17 chromosome 2, MtrunA17r5.0-ANR, whole genome shotgun sequence genomic DNA carries:
- the LOC11443265 gene encoding TMV resistance protein N isoform X1, translating into MTQPSLSVSSSFTYDVFISFRGIDTRNNFTRDLYDILYQNGIHTFFDEEQIQKGEEITPALFQAIQQSRIFIVVFSNNYASSTFCLNELVVILDCSNTHGRLLLPVFYDVDPSQVRHQSGAYGEALGKHEKRFCDDKDKVQKWRDALCQAANVSGWHFQHGSQSEYKFIGNIVEEVTKKINRTTLHVADNPVALESPMLEVASLLDSGPEKGTNMVGIYGIGGVGKSTLARAVYNHISDQFDGVCFLAGIRESAINHGLAQLQETLLSEILGEEDIRIRDVYRGISIIKRRLQRKKVLLVLDDVDKVKQIQVLAGGHDWFGPGSKIVVTTRDKHLLAIHEILNLYEVKQLNHEKSLDLFNWHAFRNRKMDPCYSDMSNRAVSYASGLPLALEVIGSHLFGKSLDVWKSSLDKYERVLHKEIHEILKVSYDDLDDDQKGIFLDIACFFNSYEMSYAKELLYLHGFSAENGIQVLTDKSLIKIDANGCVRMHDLVQDMGREIVRQESTVEPGRRSRLWYDDDIVHVLETNMGTDTIEVIIINLCNDKEVQWSGKAFTKMKNLKILIIRSARFSRGPQKLPNSLRVLDWNGYPSQSLPADFNPKNLMILSLPESCLVSFKLLKVFESLSFLDFEGCKLLTELPSLSGLVNLGALCLDDCTNLIRIHKSIGFLNKLVLLSSQRCKQLELLVPNINLPSLETLDIRGCSRLKSFPEVLGVMENIRYVYLDQTSIGKLPFSIRNLVGLRQLFLRECMSLTQLPDSIRILPKLEIITAYGCRGFRLFEDKEKVGSEVFPEAMLVCKEGSAESLDMSSLNICPDNVIEVFSTSILDGNVVLMREGIAKGRGNWYEHESNESSLRFWFQNKFPRIALCCAVEPPVCKDNMLLDFKLSVLINGTEQFTSSCNYIFSAEQIIILCDLVCKVERSYLEHEWNQVDILYEFKYLMPCGSKRIMATHEMTTTRNPSWSFIYAYEEDNKVGIRFLSQFVECVEQHRRNIANYWFGSVLYKRSFSPLVEKERFVFPELKLKLFNLMVEKIVGPAIGIDLGTTYSCVGVWKHDRVEIIANDQGNRTTPSYVAFTDSERLIGDAAKNQVTRNPINTIFDAKRLIGRRFNDASVQSDMKLWPFKIISGPYEKPMIGVNYKGEDKQFSAEEISSMVLTKMREVAEAYLGSAIKNAVVSIPAYFNFNHRQATKDAGLISGLNVLGIINEPTPAAIAYGFDTTSFGEKNVLIFDLCGGTFDVCLLTIEEGIIGVKATTGDPHLGGEDFNNRMVNHFVQEFKRKNNKDISGNPRALMRLGTACERAKRALSSTAQTTIEIECLFEGIDFCSFITRATFEELNMDLFRKCMEQVEKCLRNAKMDKRSVHDVVLVGGSSFVKIVLIFFILIKICLFTLHVVDGFLILSLFPVLFCEMSIVFPIIMLSMRNINPTLLISNLCR; encoded by the exons ATGACACAACCTTCATTGTCTGTCTCTTCTAGCTTCACCTATGATGTTTTCATCAGTTTTAGAGGCATAGATACCCGCAACAATTTCACCCGTGACCTCTACGATATTCTTTATCAAAACGGTATTCACACTTTCTTTGATGAAGAACAAATTCAAAAGGGAGAAGAGATCACACCAGCACTTTTTCAAGCAATTCAACAATCTAGGattttcattgttgttttctCTAACAACTATGCTTCCTCAACTTTTTGTTTGAATGAACTTGTTGTGATCCTTGACTGTTCCAACACACATGGACGCTTGCTTTTGCCTGTTTTTTATGATGTCGATCCATCACAAGTTCGCCACCAAAGTGGTGCTTATGGTGAAGCTTTGGGAAAACATGAGAAGAGGTTTTGTGATGATAAGGATAAGGTGCAAAAATGGAGAGATGCTTTATGTCAAGCTGCTAATGTTTCTGGCTGGCATTTCCAACATGG GTCACAATCAGAATACAAATTTATTGGAAATATCGTTGAGGAAGTCACTAAGAAGATCAATCGGACTACTTTACATGTTGCTGATAACCCAGTTGCATTAGAGTCTCCAATGTTAGAAGTAGCATCTCTTCTAGATTCTGGACCTGAAAAGGGAACCAACATGGTTGGAATTTATGGTATCGGTGGTGTAGGTAAATCAACATTGGCTCGTGCAGTTTACAACCATATTTCTGATCAATTTGATGGTGTGTGCTTTCTTGCTGGCATAAGAGAAAGTGCAATTAATCATGGTCTTGCACAACTCCAAGAAACGCTACTTTCTGAAATACTTGGAGAGGAGGATATTAGAATAAGAGATGTTTATAGAggaatttcaattataaaaaggAGGCTCCAAAGAAAAAAGGTACTTTTGGTTCTTGATGATGTTGACAAAGTGAAGCAGATACAAGTACTTGCAGGAGGGCATGATTGGTTTGGCCCCGGCAGCAAGATTGTAGTCACTACAAGAGACAAACATTTGTTGGCTATTCATGAGATTCTAAATTTATATGAGGTTAAACAGTTGAATCATGAAAAATCTCTTGATTTGTTTAACTGGCATGCCTTTAGAAACAGAAAAATGGATCCATGTTACAGTGATATGTCAAACCGTGCAGTTTCTTATGCTTCTGGCCTTCCATTGGCTTTGGAAGTAATAGGTTCTCACTTGTTTGGCAAAAGTTTAGATGTATGGAAATCTTCATTAGATAAATATGAAAGAGTTCTTCACAAAGAGATTCATGAAATTCTTAAAGTTAGCTAtgatgatttggatgatgatCAGAAGGGTATTTTTCTTGACATCGCttgtttcttcaattcttaTGAAATGAGCTATGCCAAAGAATTGCTATACCTACATGGTTTTAGTGCTGAAAATGGAATTCAAGTGCTGACCGACAAATCCCTCATAAAAATTGATGCCAATGGTTGTGTGAGAATGCATGACTTAGTTCAAGACATGGGCAGAGAAATCGTGAGGCAGGAATCAACTGTGGAGCCTGGCAGACGCAGTAGATTATGGTATGATGACGATATAGTTCATGTTTTGGAAACAAATATG GGCACTGATACAATTGAAGTCATAATCATCAACTTGTGCAATGACAAAGAAGTGCAGTGGAGTGGAAAAGCCTTCACCAAGATGAAAAACCTGAAAATTCTTATAATTAGAAGTGCACGCTTTTCTAGAGGTCCTCAAAAACTACCAAATAGTTTGAGAGTTCTAGATTGGAATGGATACCCTTCACAATCTTTACCAGCAGATTTCAATCCTAAGAATCTTATGATACTTAGCCTTCCTGAAAGTTGTCTTGTATCGTTCAAATTGCTCAag GTGTTTGAGTCCTTGAGCTTTCTGGATTTTGAAGGTTGCAAGTTATTAACTGAGCTGCCTAGCTTATCTGGACTAGTTAATTTAGGGGCACTGTGTCTTGACGATTGCACTAATTTAATCAGGATTCATAAGTCGATTGGTTTTCTCAATAAACTCGTGCTACTGAGTAGTCAAAGATGCAAACAGCTAGAACTTTTGGTGCCCAACATCAACCTGCCATCTCTAGAGACTCTAGATATAAGGGGTTGCTCGCGTCTCAAGAGCTTCCCTGAAGTATTGGGAGTAATGGAGAATATAAGATATGTTTATTTAGACCAAACTTCCATAGGTAAGTTGCCATTTTCAATTAGAAATCTTGTTGGCCTCCGACAATTGTTCTTGAGGGAGTGCATGAGCCTAACTCAGCTACCGGATAGTATTCGTATATTGCCTAAACTCGAGATAATAACGGCTTATGGTTGTAGAGGATTTCGATTGTTTGAGGATAAAGAAAAGGTGGGTTCAGAAGTGTTTCCAGAAGCCATGCTTGTTTGTAAAGAAGGAAGCGCGGAATCGCTTGATATGTCCTCTCTTAACATATGCCCTGATAATGTCATAGAAGTATTTAGTACTTCAATTCTTGATGGTAATGTTGTATTAATGAGAGAAGGGATTGCTAAAGGGAGAGGAAATTGGTATGAACATGAAAGCAACGAATCATCCTTACGATTTTGGTTTCAAAATAAATTCCCCAGGATAGCTCTGTGTTGTGCTGTAGAACCTCCTGTGTGTAAAGACAATATGTTGTTGGATTTCAAGTTGAGTGTTCTTATCAATGGCACTGAGCAATTCACTTCTTCATGCAACTACATATTTTCTGCTGAACAAATAATTATTCTGTGTGACTTAGTGTGCAAAGTTGAAAGATCGTATTTAGAGCATGAATGGAATCAAGTAGATATTTTATATGAGTTTAAATACCTTATGCCATGTGGCTCTAAAAGAATAATGGCTACCCATGAGATGACCACAACAAGAAATCCAAGTTGGTCCTTCATTTATGCCTATGAAGAAGATAACAAAGTGGGTATCAGATTTCTCTCCCAGTTTGTGGAATGCGTAGAGCAGCACAGAAGAAATATAGCAAATTATTGGTTTGGTTCAGTACTTTACAAAAG ATCTTTCTCTCCATTGGTCGAAAAAGAGAGATTTGTCTTTCCCGAActgaaattaaaattatttaatttaatggtcGAAAAGATAGTGGGACCAGCGATTGGGATCGATCTCGGAACCACATACTCATGCGTCGGTGTATGGAAACATGACCGTGTTGAAATCATCGCCAACGACCAAGGTAACAGAACCACACCGTCTTACGTCGCCTTTACCGACTCAGAGCGTCTCATTGGTGATGCCGCTAAGAATCAAGTCACCAGGAACCCTATCAACACCATCTTCGATGCTAAGAGGTTGATTGGCCGTAGATTCAACGATGCCTCTGTTCAGAGTGATATGAAGTTGTGGCCATTTAAGATTATTTCTGGCCCGTATGAAAAGCCTATGATTGGTGTTAACTACAAGGGTGAAGATAAGCAATTTTCCGCAGAAGAGATCTCTTCCATGGTACTCACGAAGATGCGTGAGGTTGCTGAGGCCTACCTTGGCTCTGCCATTAAGAATGCCGTTGTTAGTATCCctgcttattttaattttaatcacaGACAAGCTACTAAGGATGCCGGTCTTATTTCTGGTCTTAATGTCCTGGGAATTATCAATGAGCCCACTCCTGCAGCCATTGCTTATGGTTTTGACACGACCAGCTTTGGAGAGAAGAATGTCTTGATCTTTGACCTTTGCGGTGGTACTTTTGATGTCTGTTTGCTAACTATTGAAGAGGGTATCATTGGGGTTAAAGCTACAACCGGAGACCCCCATCTTGGAGGTGAGGATTTTAATAACAGAATGGTGAATCACTTTGTTCAAGAGTTCAAAAGAAAGAACAACAAGGACATCAGTGGCAACCCAAGAGCTCTTATGAGGTTGGGGACTGCTTGTGAGAGGGCGAAGAGAGCTCTATCATCTACTGCTCAGACCACCATTGAAATTGAATGTCTATTCGAGGGAATTGATTTCTGCTCCTTCATTACTCGTGCCACATTTGAAGAGCTCAACATGGATCTCTTTAGGAAATGTATGGAGCAAGTTGAGAAATGTTTGAGAAATGCTAAGATGGACAAAAGAAGTGTCCATGATGTTGTCCTTGTAGGAG GTTCTTCTTTTGTTaagattgttttgatttttttcatattgATTAAGATCTGTTTGTTCACTTTGCATGTTGTTGATGGCTTCTTAATTCTTTCTCTTTTCCCTGTTCTTTTTTGTGAAATGAGTATTGTTTTTCCTATAATCATGTTATCAATGCGAAATATCAACCCAACTTTGCTGATATCTAATCTCTGCCGGTGA